One Eriocheir sinensis breed Jianghai 21 chromosome 70, ASM2467909v1, whole genome shotgun sequence genomic region harbors:
- the LOC126988767 gene encoding pseudohemocyanin-2-like isoform X1: MKVLVVFALVALGAAAAWPGVGFMSDAPADDYQIQRDVNYAFYKIFEPIRDSNLLEKAMTFNPVADTSMYKDGGVAVRRLMYEFTHERLLEKKHCAAATNKRHLEEAIMLFEVFMQCKDWNCFSSNAAYFRERVNEEEFLYAAYHAIKHSPLTQNVVLPAVYEVKPHYFTKAQVIEQAYEAHEMKLRNMVFQNNFTGNLNDMEQRVAYYREDLGIGTHHFMIHLENPFWWKNTYGYRIDRKGENFFYAYHQLLNRYDAERISNYMPLLEELKLDEPLHEGFAPQTTYKFGAPFPIRNDDIQLQDVDRVGKIHELVHKEDRIYDAIAHGYVESDQGEKINIENDNGIAILGDIIQSSYYSPNRKYYGNLTTLAYTMLDRQVDPKDKYDLPPGVVGHMELYPRDPAAWRLHKRIDNIFRKHIDSLPPYTKEQLEFTGIAVTDVQIQGTLETYFEEYKWDLVNAFNDNNTETEFFDIYASTPRLNHKEFSYQIKVQNNNGSPKKAVIRILAMPYRDGNGALIPFDEGRWLAIEMDLFVKTLTPGSNDIVRKSSEASITVPDPLTYKTLVEKTEARQNLEMYESATGIPERLLLPKGNEEGVQFRLLVAVTDAAEDVNDESIITMKKYHHYGVHGVQPDKRPFGYPLDRRIPDKQTFYEVPNFKETMVKVYNHNVYIALPRQ; this comes from the exons ATGAAGGTCCTGGTTGTGTTTGCTCTCGTGGCCCTCGGCGCCGCCGCTGCCTGGCCCGGCGTTGGGTTTATGTCGGATGCCCCAGCAG ATGACTACCAGATACAACGTGACGTGAACTACGCCTTCTACAAAATCTTCGAGCCAATCCGCGACAGCAACCTGCTGGAGAAGGCCATGACCTTCAACCCAGTGGCGGATACCTCCATGTACAAGGACGGAGGCGTCGCCGTCCGGAGGCTCATGTACGAGTTCACACACGAACGTCTGCTGGAGAAGAAGCACTGCGCTGCCGCCACCAACAAACGCCACCTGGAGGAGGCAATCATGCTGTTCGAGGTGTTCATGCAGTGCAAGGACTGGAACTGCTTCTCCAGCAACGCCGCCTACTTCAGGGAGCGAGTCAACGAGGAGGAATTCCTCTACGCCGCCTACCATGCCATCAAACACTCCCCTCTCACACAGAACGTCGTGCTGCCCGCCGTCTACGAAGTCAAGCCCCACTACTTCACCAAGGCCCAGGTCATCGAGCAAGCCTACGAAGCCCACGAGATGAAGCTGAGGAACATGGTCTTCCAGAACAACTTCACTGGCAACCTCAACGACATGGAACAGAGAGTCGCCTACTACCGTGAGGACCTCGGCATTGGCACTCACCACTTCATGATCCACCTGGAAAACCCATTCTGGTGGAAGAACACCTACGGCTACCGCattgacaggaagggagagaacttcTTCTACGCCTACCACCAGCTCCTCAACCGCTACGACGCCGAGCGCATCTCCAACTACATGCCCCTCCTCGAGGAGCTGAAACTGGACGAGCCCCTGCACGAGGGCTTTGCTCCGCAGACCACCTACAAGTTCGGCGCTCCCTTCCCCATCCGCAACGACGATATCCAGCTGCAGGACGTCGACAGGGTCGGCAAAATCCACGAGCTTGTCCACAAGGAGGACCGTATCTACGACGCCATTGCCCACGGCTATGTGGAAAGCGACCAGGGAGAAAAGATCAATATCGAAAATGACAACGGCATCGCAATCCTTGGTGACATCATCCAGTCGTCTTACTACAGCCCCAACCGCAAGTACTACGGCAACCTCACCACCCTGGCCTACACCATGCTCGACCGTCAGGTTGACCCCAAGGACAAGTACGACCTGCCCCCTGGCGTGGTCGGCCACATGGAGCTGTACCCCCGTGACCCCGCCGCCTGGAGGCTGCACAAGCGCATCGACAACATCTTCAGGAAGCACAttgactctcttcctccttacaccAAGGAACAGCTCGAGTTCACCGGAATTGCCGTCACCGACGTCCAGATCCAGGGCACCCTCGAAACCTACTTTGAGGAGTACAAGTGGGACTTGGTCAACGCTTTCAATGACAACAACACTGAAACCGAGTTCTTCGACATCTACGCCTCCACACCTCGTCTCAACCACAAGGAGTTCTCCTACCAGATCAAGGTGCAAAACAACAACGGCTCTCCCAAGAAGGCTGTCATTCGCATCCTCGCCATGCCCTACCGCGACGGTAATGGTGCTCTCATCCCCTTCGACGAGGGCCGCTGGCTCGCCATCGAGATGGACCTCTTCGTCAAGACTC TGACTCCGGGCAGCAACGACATCGTCCGCAAGAGCTCGGAGGCCTCCATCACCGTGCCTGATCCCCTCACCTACAAGACTCTCGTCGAGAAGACCGAGGCTCGCCAGAACCTCGAGATGTACGAGAGCGCCACCGGCATCCCCGAGAGGCTGCTGCTGCCCAAGGGTAACGAGGAGGGCGTGCAGTTCAGGCTGTTGGTGGCCGTCACTGACGCTGCTGAGGACGTCAACGATGAGAGCATCATCACCATGAAGAAGTACCACCACTATGGCGTGCACGGCGTCCAGCCCGACAAGAGGCCCTTCGGCTACCCGCTGGACCGTCGCATCCCTGACAAGCAGACCTTCTACGAGGTGCCCAACTTCAAGGAGACCATGGTCAAGGTCTACAACCACAACGTCTACATCGCCCTGCCCCGCCAGTAA
- the LOC126988775 gene encoding pseudohemocyanin-2-like has translation MKVLVVFALVALGAAAWPGVGFMSDAPADDYQIQRDVNYAFYKIFEPIRDSNLLEKAMTFNPVADTSMYKDGGVAVRRLMYEFTHERLLEKKHCAAATNKRHLEEAVMLFEVFMQCKDWNCFSSNGAYFRERVNEEEFLFATYHAIKHSPFTQHVVLPAVYEVKPHYFTKAQVIEQAYEAHEMKLRNMVFQNNFTGNLNDMEQRVAYYREDLGIGTHHFMMHLENPFWWKNTYGYRIDRKGENFFYAYHQLLNRYDAERISNYMPLLKELKLDEPLHEGFAPQTTYKFGAPFPIRNDDIQLQDVDRVGKIHELVHKEDRIYDAIAHGYVESDQGEKISIENDNGIAILGDIIQSSYYSPNRKYYGNLTTLAYTMLDRQVDPKDKYDLPPGVVGHMELYPRDPAAWRLHKRIDNIFRKHIDSLPPYTKEQLEFTGIAVTDVQIQGTLETYFEEYKWDLVNAFNDNNTETEFFDIYASTPRLNHKEFSYQIKVQNNNGAPKKAVIRILAMPYRDGNGALIPFDEGRWLAIEMDLFVKTLTPGSNDIVRKSSEASITVPDPLTFKTLVEKTEARENLEMYESATGIPERLLLPKGNEEGVQFRLWVAVTDAAEDVNDESIITMKKYHHYGVHGVQPDKRPFGYPLDRRIPDKQTFYEVPNFKETMVKVYNHNVYISLPRQ, from the exons ATGAAGGTCCTGGTTGTGTTTGCTCTCGTGGCCCTCGGCGCCGCTGCCTGGCCCGGCGTTGGGTTTATGTCGGATGCCCCAGCAG ATGACTACCAGATACAACGTGACGTGAACTACGCCTTCTACAAGATCTTCGAGCCAATCCGCGACAGCAACCTGCTGGAGAAGGCCATGACCTTCAACCCAGTGGCGGATACCTCCATGTACAAGGACGGAGGCGTCGCCGTCCGGAGGCTCATGTACGAGTTCACACACGAACGTCTGCTGGAGAAGAAGCACTGCGCTGCCGCCACCAACAAACGCCACCTGGAGGAGGCAGTCATGCTGTTCGAGGTGTTCATGCAGTGCAAGGACTGGAACTGCTTCTCCAGCAACGGCGCCTACTTCAGGGAGCGAGTCAACGAGGAGGAGTTCCTCTTCGCCACCTACCATGCCATCAAACACTCCCCTTTCACACAGCACGTCGTGCTGCCAGCCGTCTACGAAGTCAAGCCCCACTACTTCACCAAGGCCCAGGTCATCGAGCAAGCCTACGAGGCACACGAGATGAAGCTGAGGAACATGGTCTTCCAGAACAACTTCACTGGCAACCTCAACGACATGGAACAGAGAGTCGCCTACTACCGTGAGGACCTCGGCATTGGCACTCACCACTTCATGATGCACCTGGAAAACCCATTCTGGTGGAAGAACACCTACGGCTACCGCattgacaggaagggagagaacttcTTCTACGCCTACCACCAGCTCCTCAACCGCTACGACGCCGAGCGCATCTCCAACTACATGCCCCTCCTCAAGGAGCTGAAACTGGACGAGCCCCTGCACGAAGGCTTTGCTCCGCAGACCACCTACAAGTTCGGCGCTCCCTTCCCCATCCGCAACGACGATATCCAGCTGCAGGACGTCGACAGGGTCGGCAAAATCCACGAGCTTGTCCACAAGGAGGACCGTATCTACGACGCCATTGCCCACGGCTATGTGGAGAGCGACCAGGGAGAAAAGATCAGTATCGAAAATGACAACGGCATCGCAATCCTGGGTGACATCATCCAGTCGTCTTACTACAGCCCCAACCGCAAGTACTACGGCAACCTCACCACCCTGGCCTACACCATGCTCGACCGTCAGGTTGACCCCAAGGACAAGTACGACCTGCCCCCTGGCGTGGTCGGCCACATGGAGCTATACCCCCGCGACCCCGCCGCCTGGAGGCTGCACAAGCGCATCGACAACATCTTCAGGAAGCACAttgactctcttcctccttacaccAAGGAACAGCTCGAGTTCACCGGAATTGCCGTCACCGACGTCCAGATCCAGGGCACCCTCGAAACCTACTTTGAGGAGTACAAGTGGGACTTGGTCAATGCTTTCAATGACAACAACACTGAAACCGAGTTCTTCGACATATATGCCTCCACACCTCGTCTCAACCACAAGGAGTTCTCCTACCAGATCAAGGTGCAGAACAACAACGGCGCTCCCAAGAAGGCTGTCATTCGCATCCTCGCCATGCCCTACCGCGACGGCAACGGTGCTCTCATCCCCTTCGACGAGGGCCGCTGGCTCGCCATCGAGATGGACCTCTTCGTCAAGACTC TGACTCCGGGCAGCAACGACATCGTCCGCAAGAGCTCAGAGGCTTCCATCACCGTGCCTGATCCCCTCACCTTCAAGACTCTCGTCGAGAAGACCGAGGCTCGCGAGAACCTCGAGATGTACGAGAGCGCCACCGGCATCCCCGAGAGGCTGCTGCTGCCCAAGGGTAACGAGGAGGGCGTGCAGTTCAGGCTGTGGGTGGCCGTCACTGACGCTGCTGAGGACGTCAACGATGAGAGCATCATCACCATGAAGAAGTACCACCACTATGGCGTGCACGGCGTCCAGCCCGACAAGAGGCCCTTCGGCTACCCGCTGGACCGTCGCATCCCTGACAAGCAGACCTTCTACGAGGTGCCCAACTTCAAGGAGACCATGGTCAAGGTCTACAACCACAACGTCTACATCTCCCTGCCCCGCCAGTAA
- the LOC126988766 gene encoding pseudohemocyanin-2-like isoform X1, with the protein MKVLVVFSLVALSAAAAVSGYMSDEPDGVSTQQKQYDMTYAFYKIFEPIRDNNMLEKAMTFNPVEDTSMYKDGGVAVRKLMYEFTHERLLEKKHWAAATNKRHLEEAIMLFEVFMQCKDWNCFSSNAAYFRERVNEEEFLYAAYHAIKHSPFTQNVVLPAVYEVKPHYFTKAQVIDQAYEAHEMKLKNMVFQNNFTGNPNDMEQRVAYYREDLGIGTHHFMIHLENPFWWKDTYGYRIDRKGENFFYAYHQLLNRYDAERISNYMPLLEELKLDEPLHEGFAPQTTYKFGAPFPIRNDDIKLQDVDRVGKIHELVHMEDRIYDAIAHGYVENEQGNKINIENDNGIEILGDIIQSSYYSPNRKYYGNLTTMAYTMLDRQVDPKDKYDLPPGVVAHMELYPRDPAAWRLQKRIDNIFRKHIDSLPPYTKEQLEFTGIAVTDVQIQGTLETYFEEYKWDLVNAFNDNNTETEFFDIYASTPRLNHKEFSYQIKVQNNNGAPKKAVIRILAMPYRDGNGVLIPFDEGRWLAIEMDLFVKTLTPGSNDIVRKSSEASITVPDVPTFKTLVEKTMAQENLQKYQSATGIPERLLLPKGNEEGVQFRLLVAVTDAAEDVNDESIITMKKYHHYGVHGVQPDKRPFGYPLDRRIPDKQTFYEVPNFKETMIKVYNHGVFIALPRQ; encoded by the exons ATGAAGGTCCTAGTTGTGTTTTCTCTGGTGGCCCTCAGCGCCGCAGCCGCCGTGTCCGGCTATATGTCGGATGAGCCGGACG GCGTTTCCACACAACAGAAGCAATATGACATGACCTACGCCTTCTACAAGATCTTCGAGCCAATCCGCGACAACAACATGCTTGAGAAGGCCATGACCTTCAACCCAGTGGAGGATACCTCCATGTACAAGGACGGAGGCGTCGCCGTCCGGAAGCTCATGTACGAGTTCACACACGAACGTCTGCTGGAGAAGAAGCACTGGGCTGCCGCCACCAACAAACGCCACCTGGAGGAGGCAATCATGCTGTTCGAGGTGTTCATGCAGTGCAAGGACTGGAACTGCTTCTCCAGCAACGCCGCCTACTTCAGGGAGCGAGTCAACGAGGAGGAGTTCCTCTACGCCGCCTACCATGCCATCAAACACTCCCCTTTCACACAGAACGTCGTGCTGCCAGCCGTCTACGAAGTCAAGCCCCACTACTTCACCAAGGCCCAGGTCATCGACCAAGCCTACGAGGCCCACGAGATGAAGCTGAAGAACATGGTCTTCCAGAACAACTTCACTGGTAATCCCAACGACATGGAACAGAGAGTCGCCTACTACCGTGAGGACCTCGGAATTGGAACTCACCACTTCATGATCCACCTGGAAAACCCATTCTGGTGGAAGGACACCTACGGCTACCGCattgacaggaagggagagaacttcTTCTACGCCTACCACCAGCTCCTCAACCGCTACGACGCCGAGCGCATCTCCAACTACATGCCCCTCCTCGAGGAGCTGAAACTGGACGAGCCCCTGCACGAGGGCTTTGCTCCCCAGACCACCTACAAGTTCGGCGCTCCCTTCCCCATCCGCAACGACGACATCAAGCTGCAGGACGTCGACAGGGTCGGCAAAATCCACGAGCTTGTCCACATGGAGGACCGTATCTACGACGCCATTGCTCACGGTTATGTGGAGAACGAGCAGGGAAACAAAATCAACATCGAAAATGACAACGGCATCGAAATCCTGGGTGACATCATCCAGTCGTCTTACTACAGCCCCAACCGCAAGTACTACGGCAACCTCACCACCATGGCCTACACCATGCTCGATCGTCAGGTTGACCCCAAGGACAAGTACGACCTGCCCCCTGGCGTGGTCGCCCACATGGAGCTGTACCCCCGCGACCCCGCCGCCTGGAGGCTGCAAAAGCGCATCGACAACATCTTCAGGAAGCACAttgactctcttcctccttacaccAAGGAACAGCTCGAGTTCACCGGAATTGCCGTCACCGACGTCCAGATCCAGGGCACCCTCGAAACCTACTTTGAGGAGTACAAGTGGGACTTGGTCAACGCTTTCAATGACAACAACACTGAAACCGAGTTCTTCGACATCTACGCCTCCACACCTCGTCTCAACCACAAGGAGTTCTCCTACCAGATCAAGGTGCAGAACAACAACGGCGCTCCCAAGAAGGCTGTCATTCGCATCCTCGCCATGCCCTACCGCGACGGCAACGGTGTTCTCATCCCCTTCGACGAGGGCCGCTGGCTCGCCATTGAGATGGACCTCTTCGTCAAGACTC TGACTCCGGGCAGCAACGACATCGTCCGCAAGAGCTCAGAGGCCTCCATCACCGTGCCAGATGTCCCCACCTTCAAAACTCTCGTCGAGAAGACCATGGCTCAGGAGAACCTCCAGAAGTACCAGAGCGCCACCGGCATCCCCGAGAGGCTGCTGCTGCCCAAGGGTAACGAGGAGGGCGTGCAGTTCAGGCTGTTGGTGGCCGTCACTGACGCTGCTGAGGACGTCAACGATGAGAGCATCATCACCATGAAGAAGTACCACCACTATGGCGTGCACGGCGTCCAGCCCGACAAGAGGCCCTTCGGCTACCCGCTGGACCGTCGCATCCCTGACAAGCAGACCTTCTACGAGGTGCCTAACTTCAAGGAGACCATGATCAAGGTCTACAACCATGGCGTCTTCATCGCCCTGCCCCGCCAGTAA
- the LOC126988766 gene encoding pseudohemocyanin-2-like isoform X2: protein MKVLVVFSLVALSAAAAVSGYMSDEPDGVPTQQKQHDMNYAFYKIFEPIRDNNMLEKAMTFNPVSNTSMYKDGGVAVRMLMDEFTHKRLLEKKHWAAATNKRHLEEAIMLFEVLMQCKDWNCFSSNAAYFRERVNEEEFLYATYHAIKHSPLTQNVVLPAVYEVKPHYFAKAQVIEKAYEAHEMKLRNMVFQNNFTGTPNDMEQRVAYYREDLGIGTHHFMIHLENPFWWKDTYGYRIDRKGENFFYAYHQLLNRYDAERISNYMPLLKELKLDEPLHEGFAPQTTYKFGAPFPIRNDDIQLQDVDRVGKIHELVHKEDRIYDAIAHGYVENEKGNKINIENDNGIAVLGDIIQSSYYSPNRKYYGNLTTLAYTMLDRQVDPKDKYDLPPGVVAHMELYPRDPAAWRLQKRIDNIFREHIDSLPPYTKEQLEFTGIAVTDVQIQGTLETYFEEYKWDLVNALNDNNTQTEFFDIYASTPRLNHKEFSYQIKVLNNNGAPKKAVIRILAMPYRDGNGVLIPFDEGRWLAIEMDLFVKTLTPGNNDIVRKSSEASITVPDVPTFKTLVEKTNAQENLEKYQSATGIPNRMLLPKGNEEGVQFRLLVAVTDAAEDVNDESIITMKKYHHYGVHGVQPDKRPFGYPLDRRIPDKQTFYEVPNFKETMIKVYNHGVFIALPRQ, encoded by the exons ATGAAGGTCCTAGTTGTGTTTTCTCTGGTGGCCCTCAGCGCCGCAGCCGCCGTGTCCGGCTATATGTCGGATGAGCCGGACG GCGTTCCCACACAACAGAAGCAACATGACATGAACTACGCCTTCTACAAGATCTTCGAGCCAATCCGCGACAACAACATGCTTGAGAAGGCCATGACCTTCAACCCAGTGTCAAATACCTCCATGTACAAGGACGGAGGCGTCGCCGTCCGGATGCTCATGGACGAGTTCACGCACAAACGTCTGCTGGAGAAGAAGCACTGGGCTGCCGCCACCAACAAACGCCACCTGGAGGAGGCAATCATGCTGTTCGAGGTGCTCATGCAGTGCAAGGACTGGAACTGCTTCTCCAGCAACGCCGCCTACTTTAGGGAGCGAGTCAACGAGGAGGAATTCCTCTACGCCACCTACCATGCCATCAAACACTCCCCTCTCACACAGAACGTCGTGCTGCCAGCCGTCTACGAAGTCAAGCCCCACTACTTCGCCAAGGCCCAGGTCATCGAGAAAGCCTATGAGGCCCACGAGATGAAGCTGAGGAACATGGTCTTCCAGAACAACTTCACTGGCACTCCCAACGACATGGAACAGAGAGTCGCCTACTACCGTGAGGACCTCGGCATTGGCACTCACCACTTCATGATCCACCTGGAAAACCCATTCTGGTGGAAGGACACCTACGGCTACCGCattgacaggaagggagagaacttcTTCTACGCCTACCACCAGCTCCTCAACCGCTACGACGCCGAGCGCATCTCCAACTACATGCCCCTCCTCAAGGAGCTGAAACTGGACGAGCCCCTGCACGAGGGCTTTGCTCCCCAGACCACCTACAAGTTCGGCGCTCCCTTCCCCATCCGCAACGACGACATCCAGCTGCAGGACGTCGACAGGGTCGGCAAAATCCACGAGCTTGTCCACAAGGAGGACCGCATCTACGACGCCATTGCCCACGGCTATGTGGAGAACGAGAAGGGAAACAAAATCAACATCGAAAATGACAACGGCATCGCAGTCCTGGGTGACATCATCCAGTCGTCTTACTACAGCCCCAACCGCAAGTACTACGGCAACCTCACCACCCTGGCCTACACCATGCTCGACCGTCAGGTTGACCCCAAGGACAAGTACGACCTGCCCCCTGGCGTGGTCGCCCACATGGAGCTGTACCCCCGCGACCCCGCCGCATGGAGGCTGCAAAAGCGCATCGACAACATCTTCAGGGAGCATAttgactctcttcctccttacaccAAGGAACAGCTCGAGTTCACCGGAATTGCCGTCACCGACGTCCAGATCCAGGGCACCCTCGAAACCTACTTTGAGGAGTACAAGTGGGACTTGGTCAACGCTCTCAATGACAACAACACTCAAACCGAGTTCTTCGACATCTACGCCTCCACACCTCGTCTCAACCACAAGGAGTTCTCCTACCAGATCAAGGTGCTGAACAACAACGGCGCTCCCAAGAAGGCTGTCATTCGCATCCTCGCCATGCCCTACCGCGATGGCAACGGTGTTCTCATCCCCTTCGACGAGGGCCGCTGGCTCGCCATTGAGATGGACCTCTTCGTCAAGACTC TGACTCCGGGCAACAACGACATCGTCCGCAAGAGCTCAGAGGCCTCCATCACCGTGCCAGATGTCCCCACCTTCAAAACTCTCGTTGAGAAGACCAACGCTCAGGAGAACCTCGAGAAGTACCAGAGCGCCACCGGCATCCCCAACAGGATGCTGCTGCCCAAGGGTAACGAGGAGGGCGTGCAGTTCAGGCTGTTGGTGGCCGTCACTGACGCTGCTGAGGACGTCAACGATGAGAGCATCATCACCATGAAGAAGTACCACCACTATGGCGTGCACGGCGTCCAGCCCGACAAGAGGCCCTTCGGCTACCCGCTGGACCGTCGCATCCCTGACAAGCAGACCTTCTACGAGGTGCCCAACTTCAAGGAGACCATGATCAAG GTCTACAACCATGGCGTCTTCATCGCCCTGCCCCGCCAGTAA
- the LOC126988767 gene encoding pseudohemocyanin-2-like isoform X2, with product MKVLVVFALVALGAAAAWPGVGFMSDAPADDYQIQRDVNYAFYKIFEPIRDSNLLEKAMTFNPVADTSMYKDGGVAVRRLMYEFTHERLLEKKHCAAATNKRHLEEAIMLFEVFMQCKDWNCFSSNAAYFRERVNEEEFLYAAYHAIKHSPLTQNVVLPAVYEVKPHYFTKAQVIEQAYEAHEMKLRNMVFQNNFTGNLNDMEQRVAYYREDLGIGTHHFMIHLENPFWWKNTYGYRIDRKGENFFYAYHQLLNRYDAERISNYMPLLEELKLDEPLHEGFAPQTTYKFGAPFPIRNDDIQLQDVDRVGKIHELVHKEDRIYDAIAHGYVESDQGEKINIENDNGIAILGDIIQSSYYSPNRKYYGNLTTLAYTMLDRQVDPKDKYDLPPGVVGHMELYPRDPAAWRLHKRIDNIFRKHIDSLPPYTKEQLEFTGIAVTDVQIQGTLETYFEEYKWDLVNAFNDNNTETEFFDIYASTPRLNHKEFSYQIKVQNNNGSPKKAVIRILAMPYRDGNGALIPFDEGRWLAIEMDLFVKTLTPGSNDIVRKSSEASITVPDPLTYKTLVEKTEARQNLEMYESATGIPERLLLPKGNEEGVQFRLLVAVTDAAEDVNDESIITMKKYHHYGVHGVQPDKRPFGYPLDRRIPDKQTFYEVPNFKETMVKVYNHNVFIALPRQ from the exons ATGAAGGTCCTGGTTGTGTTTGCTCTCGTGGCCCTCGGCGCCGCCGCTGCCTGGCCCGGCGTTGGGTTTATGTCGGATGCCCCAGCAG ATGACTACCAGATACAACGTGACGTGAACTACGCCTTCTACAAAATCTTCGAGCCAATCCGCGACAGCAACCTGCTGGAGAAGGCCATGACCTTCAACCCAGTGGCGGATACCTCCATGTACAAGGACGGAGGCGTCGCCGTCCGGAGGCTCATGTACGAGTTCACACACGAACGTCTGCTGGAGAAGAAGCACTGCGCTGCCGCCACCAACAAACGCCACCTGGAGGAGGCAATCATGCTGTTCGAGGTGTTCATGCAGTGCAAGGACTGGAACTGCTTCTCCAGCAACGCCGCCTACTTCAGGGAGCGAGTCAACGAGGAGGAATTCCTCTACGCCGCCTACCATGCCATCAAACACTCCCCTCTCACACAGAACGTCGTGCTGCCCGCCGTCTACGAAGTCAAGCCCCACTACTTCACCAAGGCCCAGGTCATCGAGCAAGCCTACGAAGCCCACGAGATGAAGCTGAGGAACATGGTCTTCCAGAACAACTTCACTGGCAACCTCAACGACATGGAACAGAGAGTCGCCTACTACCGTGAGGACCTCGGCATTGGCACTCACCACTTCATGATCCACCTGGAAAACCCATTCTGGTGGAAGAACACCTACGGCTACCGCattgacaggaagggagagaacttcTTCTACGCCTACCACCAGCTCCTCAACCGCTACGACGCCGAGCGCATCTCCAACTACATGCCCCTCCTCGAGGAGCTGAAACTGGACGAGCCCCTGCACGAGGGCTTTGCTCCGCAGACCACCTACAAGTTCGGCGCTCCCTTCCCCATCCGCAACGACGATATCCAGCTGCAGGACGTCGACAGGGTCGGCAAAATCCACGAGCTTGTCCACAAGGAGGACCGTATCTACGACGCCATTGCCCACGGCTATGTGGAAAGCGACCAGGGAGAAAAGATCAATATCGAAAATGACAACGGCATCGCAATCCTTGGTGACATCATCCAGTCGTCTTACTACAGCCCCAACCGCAAGTACTACGGCAACCTCACCACCCTGGCCTACACCATGCTCGACCGTCAGGTTGACCCCAAGGACAAGTACGACCTGCCCCCTGGCGTGGTCGGCCACATGGAGCTGTACCCCCGTGACCCCGCCGCCTGGAGGCTGCACAAGCGCATCGACAACATCTTCAGGAAGCACAttgactctcttcctccttacaccAAGGAACAGCTCGAGTTCACCGGAATTGCCGTCACCGACGTCCAGATCCAGGGCACCCTCGAAACCTACTTTGAGGAGTACAAGTGGGACTTGGTCAACGCTTTCAATGACAACAACACTGAAACCGAGTTCTTCGACATCTACGCCTCCACACCTCGTCTCAACCACAAGGAGTTCTCCTACCAGATCAAGGTGCAAAACAACAACGGCTCTCCCAAGAAGGCTGTCATTCGCATCCTCGCCATGCCCTACCGCGACGGTAATGGTGCTCTCATCCCCTTCGACGAGGGCCGCTGGCTCGCCATCGAGATGGACCTCTTCGTCAAGACTC TGACTCCGGGCAGCAACGACATCGTCCGCAAGAGCTCGGAGGCCTCCATCACCGTGCCTGATCCCCTCACCTACAAGACTCTCGTCGAGAAGACCGAGGCTCGCCAGAACCTCGAGATGTACGAGAGCGCCACCGGCATCCCCGAGAGGCTGCTGCTGCCCAAGGGTAACGAGGAGGGCGTGCAGTTCAGGCTGTTGGTGGCCGTCACTGACGCTGCTGAGGACGTCAACGATGAGAGCATCATCACCATGAAGAAGTACCACCACTATGGCGTGCACGGCGTCCAGCCCGACAAGAGGCCCTTCGGCTACCCGCTGGACCGTCGCATCCCTGACAAGCAGACCTTCTACGAGGTGCCCAACTTCAAGGAGACCATGGTCAAG